A window of Hippoglossus stenolepis isolate QCI-W04-F060 chromosome 16, HSTE1.2, whole genome shotgun sequence contains these coding sequences:
- the LOC124854966 gene encoding uncharacterized protein LOC124854966 — protein sequence MWGLRVKPKCAFDVEMEVYGCKMLVPTLVVPGQHDELILGTNVIKHILHQSKHCESYWSTVSSPCSTRDPETEHFLSMLSGLNPWKGENIPDKVGTVRCNSATCLEPGREYLLWGKLPKNTAVSLGSTVITELTSSRSAPRGVLVAKMVTQLWGDRWVPLKLINTSDKPVRLRRNAKLADVYPCVALEDMDVAEPSGVPLVSYTQSAMPPTADVKSSVKDKLRSFGLSTVDIESCEVSVDCKKRMADLVLQYEDVFSRHSLDCGEAKGFVHRIHLSDSRPFRLPYRRVPPGQYQKLRQVLSEMEEKEIIRKSTSEYASPLVLVWKKNGDLRICTDFRWLNKRTLKDAHPLPHQGDCLAALGGNCLFSTMDLTSGFYNMPLHEDDRKYSAFTTPMGLYEYNRLPQGLCNSPGSFMRMMTSIFGDQNYLSLLCYLDDLLVFAPDEETALRRLEMVFGRLRDHNLKLAPKKCFFLRRSVKFLGHIIDANGVSTDSSKVENITNMISTDLMEPDGAVLSQMQEGEARARPIAFASKSLSQSQKNYPAHRLEFLALKWSVCDKFSHWLKGHKFTVWTDNNPLTHILTKPKLDCCEQRWVAKLASYDFDIKYVPGRQNIVADALSRVPFVKESVGHRLLAESYAGLLTEVKDMSSASVQNAFLSSSGHKKPSPLSVIAQSTYSLQSVAMEDVSAVLQSHIEWDAGRGPVLLKCCSIYLNWFHLDRTPCLLTLRRTFVISKWRIEPSLVFCSMLRDVGGLLEEKDSKSLFLSQDT from the exons ATGTGGGGACTTCGTGTTAAGCCCAAGTGTGCCTTCGATGTGGAGATGGAAGTGTATGGCTGCAAAATGTTGGTTCCCACACTTGTTGTCCCAGGACAGCATGATGAGCTGATACTAGGGACCAATGTCATAAAACATATTCTGCACCAGTCTAAACACTGTGAGTCTTACTGGAGTACGGTGTCCAGCCCCTGCTCAACAAGAGACCCAGAGACTGAACATTTCCTGTCTATGCTCTCTGGTCTGAATCCCTGGAAAGGTGAAAATATTCCTGACAAGGTCGGTACAGTCAGGTGTAACTCAGCTACCTGCCTTGAGCCTGGGCGTGAATATCTTCTCTGGGGAAAACTACCAAAGAACACTGCTGTTTCCCTAGGCAGCACCGTCATAACAGAACTTACATCATCCCGCTCAGCTCCTAGAGGTGTTTTGGTCGCAAAGATGGTAACTCAGCTGTGGGGAGACAGGTGGGTCCCACTAAAGCTCATCAATACATCTGACAAGCCTGTACGGCTGAGGCGCAATGCAAAGTTGGCTGATGTCTACCCCTGTGTAGCGCTTGAAGACATGGATGTTGCTGAACCTTCGGGTGTTCCCCTTGTCAGCTATACCCAATCAGCTATGCCACCCACTGCTGATGTGAAAAGTTCTGTAAAAGACAAGCTCAGGTCATTTGGTCTCAGTACTGTTGACATTGAGTCATGCGAAGTGTCAGTGGACTGTAAGAAGAGGATGGCTGACCTTGTTTTGCAGTACGAGGATGTCTTTTCGCGTCACAGTCTTGATTGTGGGGAGGCGAAGGGTTTTGTACACCGCATACACCTGTCAGACAGCAGACCTTTCAGGCTCCCCTACAGAAGGGTACCCCCTGGCCAGTACCAGAAGCTGCGCCAAGTACTGAGCgagatggaggaaaaggaaatCATCAGGAAATCAACCAGTGAATATGCATCGCCACTGGTGCTTGTGTGGAAGAAAAACGGAGATCTCCGCATCTGCACAGACTTTCGCTGGTTAAATAAAAGAACCCTGAAGGACGCTCACCCCTTGCCCCATCAGGGTGATTGTTTGGCAGCCCTGGGAGGCAACTGCCTTTTCAGTACTATGGACTTGACCTCCGGGTTTTATAACATGCCACTTCACGAGGACGACAGGAAGTACTCCGCCTTTACCACTCCCATGGGCCTGTATGAGTATAACCGCCTGCCGCAAGGCCTCTGCAACAGCCCTGGAAGCTTTATGCGCATGATGACCAGCATTTTTGGGGACCAAAACTACCTGAGTCTGCTGTGCTACTTAGATGATTTGTTGGTGTTTGCACCTGATGAAGAAACTGCATTGCGGCGCCTGGAAATGGTGTTTGGGAGGTTGCGTGACCACAACTTGAAGTTGGCCCCCAAAAAGTGCTTCTTCCTCAGGAGGTCTGTGAAGTTTCTTGGGCACATAATAGATGCAAATGGTGTTTCAACAGACTCCAGTAAGGTTGAGAACATCACAAACATGATTAGCACTGACCTCATGGAGCCTGATG GTGCAGTTCTGTCTCAAATGCAGGAGGGTGAGGCACGAGCCAGACCTATTGCTTTCGCCAGCAAGTCGCTATCTCAGTCCCAGAAGAACTACCCAGCCCACCGTTTGGAGTTTCTGGCTTTGAAATGGTCAGTCTGCGACAAGTTCAGTCACTGGCTAAAGGGCCACAAATTCACAGTCTGGACGGACAACAACCCTTTGACTCACATCTTGACAAAGCCAAAGCTCGACTGTTGTGAACAACGCTGGGTAGCCAAGTTGGCGAGTTACGACTTTGACATCAAGTATGTACCAGGTCGGCAGAACATTGTAGCTGACGCCCTAAGCCGTGTGCCGTTTGTCAAAGAGAGTGTTGGCCACAGGCTGCTCGCTGAATCCTATGCAGGTCTTCTCACAGAGGTCAAAGATATGTCAAGTGCCTCTGTCCAGAATGCCTTCCTGTCTTCAAGTGGTCACAAGAAACCCTCTCCACTAAGTGTCATTGCACAGTCCACGTATAGTTTGCAGTCTGTGGCGATGGAGGATGTATCTGCTGTACTGCAGTCGCACATTGAGTGGGATGCTGGCCGAGGGCCCGTGCTGTTGAAGTGTTGCAGTATCTACCTCAATTGGTTCCACCTGGACAGGACGCCTTGCCTGCTTACACTGAGAAGGACCTTCGTGATAAGCAAGTGGAGGATAGAACCCTCTCTCGTGTTCTGTTCTATGTTGAGAGACGTCGGAGGCCTTCTAGAAGAGAAAGATTCAAAGAGTCTGTTTCTGTCACAAGATACTTGA